The Horticoccus luteus DNA window TAAAGAATCGCGGGAATGCGGTTAACCTTGCGCAAACGGCGCGAGGCACTGCGACCCGTGTGGTCGCGCGTGGCAATATTTAGCGTGAACTGTTTCATGAATTCGTTCCCCCTGAGACCTCGGCATGAGGGCAGGCGTAGTGAAAAGAGGGTCACGTGATACGTTCGTCAGGAGGGAACGCAATCAAAACTTTGGCGGGTCCGGGAATTTCTCCTTCGTTGGTCAAAAGGAGCATTGACAGGAATGAAACCGGTCCTGTTGTTCATCGCCTCTTCGCACACGTGAGCGTGCGACGCCACATTGCCCGGTAGCTCAGTGGCAGAGCAGGTGACTGTTAATCACTTGGTCGCTGGTTCGATCCCAGCCCGGGCAGCCATTTCGCGCAAAAAGATGTGCAATCGGCGCCAGCGCCCTCCGGTTCTGGCGCATTAACCGCGGCGACCAACGCGGATGCGCCGGCGGAGATGGCGCCACGAAACACCTCACGCGGAATCGCCAGGGTCGAGTCCAACGTGTCGAGCGTGATGACGGTTCGGACCAGCAAATGGTTCTTGCGGACGAGTTAGTAGCAGTAGAACGCCTCCCGCATGGGACTTTCGTCGCACGCCGAGCGGAGGTGAACGTGGAGAATCTCGGCGCATGCTCCACGCTCTTCCGTTGGGCCGATGCAGGGAAGATCGTCCGCCACAAAATCAACGCTCACCTCCCGCTGTCCGACGAAGCCGCGATCGTGTCGCTCGCCCAAGGTGTGCGTGTTTAGGAGCGATTCCGCGGCGCGACGTCTTCCACTGCCAGTGGCACGCGCATAGCCGGTTTGTCCAAGGACATCAGCGGTTTCGTTCAAGGAATTCGGCTGCGCCGTTCAATCGGCGAACGGGCGTTTTGGCTATCGTGAGTCCCATCACCGCAATTCCGCGGTGCCCCAACCATACGACACTCCCGATGCACTCGATTCCACGCTTCTCTCATTCCGGCCGCTTCCGGCTCGGTCTTCTTCTCGGCCTCGTTCTTCTCGGCACCGGCGCCTGCGCCCATTTGGCGATCTGGCCCGGGGAAAAGCCGCCGGCCTCCGAATTCGGCTTCGGCCCGCGGGTCTCCGAGCACGGCCTCTACACGGTCGCGCTGGAGCCCGCGGAGGCGCTTCGAGCCCGCCGCCTGCAAAAGATTTCCGTGCTCGTCCGTGACGCGGCAGGCCAGGCGATCAGTGGCGCCACGCTTTCCGTCGACGGCGGTATGCCGCAACACGGACACGGTCTCCCGACGCAGCCGCGCGCCATCCCCGCGTCGGCGCACGGCACCTACGCCATCGAAGGGCTTCGCTTCAACATGGGCGGCTGGTGGGTGCTCGCCCTGACGATCGACGGCCCACTTGGCGCCGACCGCGTCATCTTTCACCTCCAGATCTGAGACGCCAAACTTCCCCGCCATGATTCGGATCACCTTTCTCGTCGCGCTCGCCGCGATCCCCGCCGCTCGCGCCGCCGAAGGGTGGAGTCCCGCTGAAATCGCGGAAATCCGTCACTTCTCGCTCGCCGAACTCGGCGCGCCACCGGCCGATTCCAGCAATCGGTTCGGGGACGATCCGCGCGCCGCGGAATTGGGCCGGAAGTTATTTTTCGATCCCCGCCTGAGCGCGAACGGCCGGGTCTCCTGCGCGACCTGCCACCAGCCAGAGCGGGATTTTCAAGATGGCCTGCCGTTGAGCAAAGGCGTGGGCACGACGAATCGCCGGGCCATGCCCATCGCAGGCACGGCGCATCTTCCCTTCCTCTTCTGGGACGGACGCAAGGATAGCCAATGGGCGCAAGCTCTCGGGCCGCTCGAAAGCGCCGTCGAGCACGGTGGCTCCCGAGCGCAATACGCCCACGTGATCGCCGAGCACTATCGTCCCGACTACGAAGCCATTTTCGGCCGATTGCCGGACCTCGCGTCGGTTCCCGCGCAGGCCGGCCCCGTGGCCGATGCTCACGCCGCTGCGGCGTGGCGCCAGCTATCGGAAGAGCAGCGCAACGCGGTCACCGGGATCTTTGTGAACCTCGGCAAGGCCATCGCGGCCTACGAGCGCCGGATCGAGCCGGGAAAATCCCGCTTCGATCGGTATCTCGATTCGTTGCTCGCCACGGGGCGCGCGCCCACCGACGTGCTCACCGCGGATGAACAGGCGGGCCTGCGCCTCTTCGTCGGCAAGGCCAACTGCGTGCAATGCCACAACGGTCCGCTCTTCACCAATGGTGATTTCCACAACACGGGCGTGCCCGCCATCCCTACCCTCCCGCGCGATCACGGCCGTCGGGATGGCGCGCGGCAAGTGCTCACGGACGAGTTCAACCGGCACAGCCGATGGAGCGATGCGCGCGCCGAAAGCGCAGAGATTGATTTTGTGAAGCCCAACGCCCGCGAGCAGGAACGCGCCTTCAAGGTCCCGTCGCTGCGTGGCGTCGGCGAGCGCGCCCCCTACATGCACGCCGGGCAAATCGCCACGCTCTCGGCCGTGCTCCGTCACTACAACCAAGCCCCCGCCGCTTCCGCCGGTCACAGCGAACTCCATCCGCTGAAACTCGCTGATCACGAACTCACCCAACTCGAGGCGTTTCTCCGCGCGTTAAGCGCCTCCGCAGCCTCGCCGGCCGGCAAGTGAGCGAGTGCGAAGCTCAACCGAATTTACGGTCATGATTGCTGCCATTGTCATCCTCACGTTGCTCGTTGCCTTGGTTTCAACCGAGGAGCGATGAGCGTCACTGCGGTGCGCTCTCGTCATCGTGCCGTCGTGATCGCCGTGCGAGCATCCGTCCATCTACAACGCGGATTGTTAGGCCTCTCCATGTTGACCGTTTCCCTCGCAGCACAGAATCCGTCCAATCCCGCAGCCCTCGACGACGGCTGGACCATCGCAGAGCCGCAAGCGGCGGGTTTTGACGCCGCGAAGCTGCGCGGGAACTTTGCCACGATGCTGAGCGGCGAAGTGAATCTCCATGCTGTCATCGTGGAGCGGCACGGCAGGTTGGTGGCCGAGGGCTACCGCACCGGCCGCGATAAACCTCAGTTCACCTTTCTCAGTCGCATCGTCGCGTTCGGACCAGCGGTGCGTCACGACACGCGATCGGTCGGCAAAAGTGTGATCGCCCTGCTCGTGGGCATCGCTCAAGCCCAGGGTAAGCTTGGACCAGCCGGTTCGGCCGTCCTCGATTTTTATCCAGAACTCGCGGACCTCGCTACGCCGGCCCTGCGCAAAATCACGGTGGCGGACTTGCTCACCATGGGCAGTGGCTTGGCGTGGCGCGAATCCGGCGCAGGCTTTCCCACCGACGAAGATCGACTCGCCTGGAAGAAATCTCAGATCCGTTTCGTGCTGGGTCGTCCGACCGTGGCCGAACCCAGCCGTCGCTTTAACTACAATAGCGGCGGCACTGTCGTGCTGGCGGACATCCTGGAGCGGGCGACCCACATGCCTTGGACCGAGTTCGCCCGCACAGCTCTCTTCGAGCCGTTGGGGATCAGTGATGTTGAGTGGGTCACCGATCTCCGCAGTCGCCCCATGGCCAATAGCGGTCTGCGCCTTCGCCCGAGAGACATGGCGAAGCTCGGTCGCCTCGTGCTCAACCGCGGCAAATGGAAGGAGCGGCAGGTTGTTCCTGCGGCGTGGATCGACGAAATGCTGCGACCACGCCTTGCCACGGGCGTGGAGGACACCCGCTACGGCTACCAATGGTGGACGGGCAGCGTGAACTGGCAGGGGCGCTCTCTGCCGTGGCACGCCGCCTGGGGCAACGGCAGCCAGCGCATTTTCGTGATCCCTGACTTGGACATGACCGTGGTGTTCACCGCCGGTGCCTACGGTGACCCGCAGACCGTCCGCCAGGTGCAGAAGTATTTTCAGGCCTTGGTGGATTCAGTCGCGGCTCAATGAGAGACGCCCCGCGCCGACTTCAGTGAGGCCGGCGTCGGGTCAACTTGGACCGGCAAACGGCGAAGGGATTTCAAAGAAAACGCCGCGCAGCATAACGGTCGGCGGAATCCCAAACATCTCGATAAAGGTGCGCGTCAGATGCGCCGCGTCGGCGAAATCTGCCGCGTGCGCGGCGGCGGTCGCGGTCCCTTCGCGCCCCATGGCGACCATGGCACGCGCCAGCTTGCGCCAGAGCACGTAGCGCCGGAAGGGAAGCCCCATCTGCTGTTTGAAGAGATGCTGAAAACGACTCGGGGAGAGGAACGCCGACTTGGCCGCCGCGGCGAGCGAGAGCCGGAGATCATCGGACCGTTGAATCTGTTGCAGCACCTTGGTCACGCGGGGATCGAGCCGGCGCGCCGGCAACGCGCCCGCCGACAGCGCCTGCACACAGTGCCGGATGAGCGCGCCGATCTCCAGGCTCTCCAGCGGATGATCGCGAAAGCGGGCCAGTTCCGCCACGCATGCCGCTACACGGCCCTCTGGCATGATCGTAACATCTCTCTGGAGGGAGGCCCGTAACCAGACGCCTTCCGTCGACTCGGGATCGATCAAGAACATCGCGGCAAGGGCGCCTTTGCCGTCGAAACAATGTTCACGATCCGGGCCCACCACGATGCCGCGGGCGGACCGCCAGACTTCATCCTCGTCCTGCACGGCAATTTCGCCTTCGAGCGCCACCACGATCTGAATCGCGTGGTGCGCGTGGCGCGGCACGACGCCCTGCGCCCGCCCCATGGCCATGAACCCGCCGTCCCACACATACCAGCACACCGTGTCCGACACCTGCACATCGGTGCGGGTGCTTTTGCCACAGGACGAAGACGCAGCCGGCATCGCTGATTCGATGTCGGGCCTAGCTGGTTTGTTCAAGGACATCAGCGGTTTCATTCAAGGAATTCGACAGGGCCGTTCAATCGGTCCGCGAGCAATCCCGCTATTGTGGGAGCGCTCAACATGAACTCCCTAAATTCCCACTCGCCATGGTCGTCGCAGCGCTCCGCCCGCGCGGTCGCGAATGAATGTCTCACGACTTATCCGCCCCAGTGGACGCCAGCGATGCTGCGCGCCTCCGGGACGAAAGTCTTCTTCGCGCCGCGGACAACGGCTCCGATTCTTCCGTTCCTCGGCCGCGCATTCCTGCTGGGTGTTGCGCTCCTCGGTATCGCCCAAGCCGCGTTCGCCGAGCAACCGTCGCTCGATGCAGCCACGCAGCCGTCGACCGTCGACGCGCCGCTTCCGGTCTACCGTGCGCGGTTCGAGCGCACGCGCCCGGTCATCGCCATCGTCGGTGAAAACTCCGGCACGGAACTGAGCGACTTCGCGATTCCCTACGGCGTGCTCGTGCGGGCCGGCGTCGCGGAGGTGATCACGGTTGCGACCCAACCGGGCGTGCTGCACATGCGCCCGGCATTGCAGGTGCAGCCCGACGCCTCGATCGCGGAGTTCGACGCCCGCTTCCCGCAGGGTGCGGACTACGTGATCGTGCCCGCGGTGGTGAAGTTCAACGACCCGACGCTGCTCGCCTGGGTGAAGGCCCAGGGCACGAAGGGCGGAATGGTCGTCAGCATCTGCGACGGCGCGGCCGTCGTCGCGGGCACAGGCTTGATGGACGGCCACCGCGCTACAGCGCACTGGGCGAGCGCCAAAAACCGCCGCCGACTGTTTCCCTCAGTGAAGTGGATCGATAACATCCGTTACGTCGCCGACAGACAGATTATCTCCACCGCCGGCATCAGCGCCGCGTTGCCCACGTCGATTGCCTTGGTCGAGGCCATCGCCGGCCGCGAACGCGCAGCGAGTCTCGCGCGTGAACTCGGGGTCTCCGACTGGGGCACGGCCCACGACACGGCGCAGTTCCGGCCCCGGCTCGGGGTCAACCTGCGAGCGCTGATCGCCGTGACCTATACGAATGGCTGGTTTCGTTCGACCGAGATGATCGGCCTGCCGATCGCGGACGGCGTCGACGAGATCGCGCTCGCCGTCACCGCCGACGGTTATTCCCGCACCGGCCGCAGTTTGTTGCACGCGTTGTCCGCCTCATCGGCTCCCGTGCGCTCGCGCTCCGGGTTGATGATCGTGCCGGACACGCGCACGGACGGCCGCCCCAT harbors:
- a CDS encoding JAB domain-containing protein, which gives rise to MLVRTVITLDTLDSTLAIPREVFRGAISAGASALVAAVNAPEPEGAGADCTSFCAKWLPGLGSNQRPSD
- a CDS encoding FixH family protein — encoded protein: MHSIPRFSHSGRFRLGLLLGLVLLGTGACAHLAIWPGEKPPASEFGFGPRVSEHGLYTVALEPAEALRARRLQKISVLVRDAAGQAISGATLSVDGGMPQHGHGLPTQPRAIPASAHGTYAIEGLRFNMGGWWVLALTIDGPLGADRVIFHLQI
- a CDS encoding cytochrome-c peroxidase, yielding MIRITFLVALAAIPAARAAEGWSPAEIAEIRHFSLAELGAPPADSSNRFGDDPRAAELGRKLFFDPRLSANGRVSCATCHQPERDFQDGLPLSKGVGTTNRRAMPIAGTAHLPFLFWDGRKDSQWAQALGPLESAVEHGGSRAQYAHVIAEHYRPDYEAIFGRLPDLASVPAQAGPVADAHAAAAWRQLSEEQRNAVTGIFVNLGKAIAAYERRIEPGKSRFDRYLDSLLATGRAPTDVLTADEQAGLRLFVGKANCVQCHNGPLFTNGDFHNTGVPAIPTLPRDHGRRDGARQVLTDEFNRHSRWSDARAESAEIDFVKPNAREQERAFKVPSLRGVGERAPYMHAGQIATLSAVLRHYNQAPAASAGHSELHPLKLADHELTQLEAFLRALSASAASPAGK
- a CDS encoding serine hydrolase domain-containing protein; this encodes MLTVSLAAQNPSNPAALDDGWTIAEPQAAGFDAAKLRGNFATMLSGEVNLHAVIVERHGRLVAEGYRTGRDKPQFTFLSRIVAFGPAVRHDTRSVGKSVIALLVGIAQAQGKLGPAGSAVLDFYPELADLATPALRKITVADLLTMGSGLAWRESGAGFPTDEDRLAWKKSQIRFVLGRPTVAEPSRRFNYNSGGTVVLADILERATHMPWTEFARTALFEPLGISDVEWVTDLRSRPMANSGLRLRPRDMAKLGRLVLNRGKWKERQVVPAAWIDEMLRPRLATGVEDTRYGYQWWTGSVNWQGRSLPWHAAWGNGSQRIFVIPDLDMTVVFTAGAYGDPQTVRQVQKYFQALVDSVAAQ
- a CDS encoding helix-turn-helix domain-containing protein: MKPLMSLNKPARPDIESAMPAASSSCGKSTRTDVQVSDTVCWYVWDGGFMAMGRAQGVVPRHAHHAIQIVVALEGEIAVQDEDEVWRSARGIVVGPDREHCFDGKGALAAMFLIDPESTEGVWLRASLQRDVTIMPEGRVAACVAELARFRDHPLESLEIGALIRHCVQALSAGALPARRLDPRVTKVLQQIQRSDDLRLSLAAAAKSAFLSPSRFQHLFKQQMGLPFRRYVLWRKLARAMVAMGREGTATAAAHAADFADAAHLTRTFIEMFGIPPTVMLRGVFFEIPSPFAGPS
- a CDS encoding DJ-1/PfpI family protein is translated as MNSLNSHSPWSSQRSARAVANECLTTYPPQWTPAMLRASGTKVFFAPRTTAPILPFLGRAFLLGVALLGIAQAAFAEQPSLDAATQPSTVDAPLPVYRARFERTRPVIAIVGENSGTELSDFAIPYGVLVRAGVAEVITVATQPGVLHMRPALQVQPDASIAEFDARFPQGADYVIVPAVVKFNDPTLLAWVKAQGTKGGMVVSICDGAAVVAGTGLMDGHRATAHWASAKNRRRLFPSVKWIDNIRYVADRQIISTAGISAALPTSIALVEAIAGRERAASLARELGVSDWGTAHDTAQFRPRLGVNLRALIAVTYTNGWFRSTEMIGLPIADGVDEIALAVTADGYSRTGRSLLHALSASSAPVRSRSGLMIVPDTRTDGRPMDRELPPLEAYPSAESFVKTIDGIHRLYGRTTAYGVALNFEYPLIPKRSLANEALAQ